One Drosophila virilis strain 15010-1051.87 chromosome 5, Dvir_AGI_RSII-ME, whole genome shotgun sequence DNA window includes the following coding sequences:
- the Cda9 gene encoding chitin deacetylase 8: MKYATLLLIGLLLATALLSEAQKQAGKTKNKSKSKNKEKTTVPPQLERQALLKAEPCSAAKCKLPECRCSDAILPRPKFKGKEHEIPQFVTITFDDAVNAVNYAQYELLFDGLSNPDGCAATGTFFLSHEYTDYVRVNALYNAGHEIALHSVTHGDGTDYWRDADVETIEREFGAQLQMLETFAKVNAKHVQGIRLPFLQISGNNSFEAVKNLGLTYDSSWPTQQHKEPAMWPYTLDYLSIQDCQIGPCPDAALPGVWVNPMVTWTDTEGYSCSMIDACAYPPADDVDALFEWMLENFNRHYKGNRAPFGMYLHAAWFARGRNYFAAFKKFMHHLSTYPDVYMTGVSRMLEYVKKPVLGQPFKSCEKKPNTSCQPVHCNVQKVSTGETRYMSVCDKCPIVYPWLDNPLGQDM, from the exons ATGAAATACGCGACTCTATTACTGATCGGGCTGTTGTTGGCCACAGCTCTGCTCAGCGAGGCTCAGAAGCAGGCTggcaaaacgaaaaacaagtCCAAGTCGAAGAACAAGGAGAAGACAACAGTACCGCCACAGCTGGAGAGGCAGGCGCTTTTAAAGGCTGAGCCCTGCTCGGCGGCCAAGTGCAAGTTGCCCGAATGCCGTTGTTCGGATGCGATATTGCCAAGACCTAAATTCAAGGGCAAGGAGCATGAGATACCACAG TTCGTTACAATCACCTTTGATGATGCCGTAAATGCTGTGAACTATGCCCAATATGAGCTACTCTTCGATGGTCTGAGCAATCCCGATGGCTGTGCGGCAACGGGCACCTTCTTTCTATCGCACGAGTACACGGATTACGTGCGAGTGAATGCATTGTACAATGCGGGTCACGAGATTGCCCTGCACTCGGTGACCCATGGCGACGGCACTGATTATTGGCGCGATGCGGACGTTGAGACTATTGAACGTGAGTTCGGAGCCCAGCTGCAGATGCTGGAGACGTTCGCCAAGGTGAATGCGAAGCATGTTCAGGGCATCCGGCTGCCCTTCCTGCAGATTTCCGGTAACAACTCCTTTGAGGCAGTCAAGAATCTGGGCCTGACCTATGACAGCTCCTGGCCGACGCAACAGCACAAGGAACCGGCTATGTGGCCCTACACCTTGGACTACCTGTCCATACAGGACTGTCAGATCGGTCCATGTCCGGATGCTGCGTTGCCCGGCGTTTGGGTTAATCCCATGGTTACGTGGACGGACACTGAGGGCTACAGCTGCTCCATGATCGATGCCTGCGCCTATCCGCCCGCAGACGATGTGGATGCATTGTTCGAGTGGATGCTGGAGAACTTTAATCGCCACTACAAGGGCAATCGGGCGCCATTCGGCATGTATCTGCATGCAGCTTGGTTTGCACGGGGCCGCAACTACTTTGCTGCCTTCAAGAA ATTCATGCATCATTTATCAACCTATCCGGATGTGTACATGACGGGCGTATCGCGCATGTTGGAGTATGTGAAAAAACCGGTGCTGGGTCAGCCCTTCAAGAGCTGCGAGAAGAAGCCCAACACCAGTTGCCAGCCGGTGCACTGCAATGTCCAGAAGGTATCCACGGGCGAGACGCGCTACATGAGCGTCTGCGACAAGTGCCCAATTGTCTATCCCTGGTTGGATAATCCATTGGGCCAGGATATGTAA
- the LOC6625829 gene encoding uncharacterized protein, with translation MSECEEAERKDKLESVARFNKNLQSNEVLTLHYLGLPYMVLCRSPQLRLKVPLSTCNYLDGETEGIALQLIFTCPANYPLQLPIVEMVEKRNVNRELDKKLREEIAVALEQHLGLYMIVPVVTRVQMLLNNELRHH, from the coding sequence ATGTCTGAGTGTGAGGAAGCGGAGCGCAAAGACAAACTCGagagcgttgccagatttaataaaaatctgCAGAGTAACGAGGTGTTAACCCTGCACTACCTGGGACTGCCCTATATGGTGCTGTGCCGTAGCCCGCAACTGCGCCTCAAGGTGCCGCTGAGCACCTGCAATTACTTGGATGGCGAAACCGAGGGCATTGCGCTGCAGCTGATCTTCACCTGTCCGGCCAACTATCCGCTCCAGTTGCCAATCGTTGAGATGGTCGAGAAGCGCAATGTTAACCGGGAGCTGGATAAAAAACTGCGCGAGGAGATCGCTGTGGCGCTGGAGCAGCACCTGGGCCTGTACATGATTGTGCCGGTGGTGACACGGGTACAGATGCTGCTGAACAACGAATTGAGGCACCATTAA
- the LOC6625828 gene encoding uncharacterized protein isoform X1 yields the protein MNTSASLEKLASFCKSLRDSELRTLALLGCPMKIRKSRHFFQLEVTVRGHVDNELPPDSRISCKMVFMCPKFYPRSLPEVHIRSKKNFPDYLESVIYSEYERVTHLYRGSQYIIPMVSSALYMIEREERKFVHAIGSVVFQMSQEICKPSRVAQRLV from the exons ATGAATACATCAGCATCGTTAGAAAAGCTTGCTTCCTTTTGCAAGTCGCTGCGCGACTCGGAGTTGCGTACCCTGGCGCTGCTTGGTTGTCCCATGAAGATACGTAAATCGCGACACTTTTTTCAGCTTGAGGTCACTGTGCGCGGACATGTTGATAATGAACTGCCGCCGGATTCGCGCATTAGTTGCAAGATGGTGTTCATGTGTCCCAAATTCTATCCTCGCAGCTTGCCCGAAGTGCACATCAGATCAAAAAAGAACTTTCCCGACTATTTGGAGAGTGTGATCTATTCGGAATATGAGCGTGTCACGCATCTATATCGCGGCTCACAATATATAATACCCATGGTGAGCAGTGCCTTATATATGATCGAACGGGAAGAGCGGAAGTTTGTGCATGCCATTGGGTCGGTGG TTTTTCAGATGAGTCAAGAAATTTGTAAGCCCTCTAGGGTTGCACAGCGACTTGTTTAA
- the LOC6625828 gene encoding uncharacterized protein isoform X3 produces MNTSASLEKLASFCKSLRDSELRTLALLGCPMKIRKSRHFFQLEVTVRGHVDNELPPDSRISCKMVFMCPKFYPRSLPEVHIRSKKNFPDYLESVIYSEYERVTHLYRGSQYIIPMVSSALYMIEREERKFVHAIGFSDESRNL; encoded by the exons ATGAATACATCAGCATCGTTAGAAAAGCTTGCTTCCTTTTGCAAGTCGCTGCGCGACTCGGAGTTGCGTACCCTGGCGCTGCTTGGTTGTCCCATGAAGATACGTAAATCGCGACACTTTTTTCAGCTTGAGGTCACTGTGCGCGGACATGTTGATAATGAACTGCCGCCGGATTCGCGCATTAGTTGCAAGATGGTGTTCATGTGTCCCAAATTCTATCCTCGCAGCTTGCCCGAAGTGCACATCAGATCAAAAAAGAACTTTCCCGACTATTTGGAGAGTGTGATCTATTCGGAATATGAGCGTGTCACGCATCTATATCGCGGCTCACAATATATAATACCCATGGTGAGCAGTGCCTTATATATGATCGAACGGGAAGAGCGGAAGTTTGTGCATGCCATTGG TTTTTCAGATGAGTCAAGAAATTTGTAA
- the LOC6625828 gene encoding uncharacterized protein isoform X2 encodes MNTSASLEKLASFCKSLRDSELRTLALLGCPMKIRKSRHFFQLEVTVRGHVDNELPPDSRISCKMVFMCPKFYPRSLPEVHIRSKKNFPDYLESVIYSEYERVTHLYRGSQYIIPMVSSALYMIEREERKFVHAIGSVDESRNL; translated from the exons ATGAATACATCAGCATCGTTAGAAAAGCTTGCTTCCTTTTGCAAGTCGCTGCGCGACTCGGAGTTGCGTACCCTGGCGCTGCTTGGTTGTCCCATGAAGATACGTAAATCGCGACACTTTTTTCAGCTTGAGGTCACTGTGCGCGGACATGTTGATAATGAACTGCCGCCGGATTCGCGCATTAGTTGCAAGATGGTGTTCATGTGTCCCAAATTCTATCCTCGCAGCTTGCCCGAAGTGCACATCAGATCAAAAAAGAACTTTCCCGACTATTTGGAGAGTGTGATCTATTCGGAATATGAGCGTGTCACGCATCTATATCGCGGCTCACAATATATAATACCCATGGTGAGCAGTGCCTTATATATGATCGAACGGGAAGAGCGGAAGTTTGTGCATGCCATTGGGTCGGTGG ATGAGTCAAGAAATTTGTAA
- the LOC6625828 gene encoding uncharacterized protein isoform X4, translating to MNTSASLEKLASFCKSLRDSELRTLALLGCPMKIRKSRHFFQLEVTVRGHVDNELPPDSRISCKMVFMCPKFYPRSLPEVHIRSKKNFPDYLESVIYSEYERVTHLYRGSQYIIPMVSSALYMIEREERKFVHAIG from the exons ATGAATACATCAGCATCGTTAGAAAAGCTTGCTTCCTTTTGCAAGTCGCTGCGCGACTCGGAGTTGCGTACCCTGGCGCTGCTTGGTTGTCCCATGAAGATACGTAAATCGCGACACTTTTTTCAGCTTGAGGTCACTGTGCGCGGACATGTTGATAATGAACTGCCGCCGGATTCGCGCATTAGTTGCAAGATGGTGTTCATGTGTCCCAAATTCTATCCTCGCAGCTTGCCCGAAGTGCACATCAGATCAAAAAAGAACTTTCCCGACTATTTGGAGAGTGTGATCTATTCGGAATATGAGCGTGTCACGCATCTATATCGCGGCTCACAATATATAATACCCATGGTGAGCAGTGCCTTATATATGATCGAACGGGAAGAGCGGAAGTTTGTGCATGCCATTGG ATGA
- the LOC6625120 gene encoding FYVE, RhoGEF and PH domain-containing protein 4 isoform X1, whose translation MFAINWFDVIPVALTFLAIAFVQVLNVYLHIFSDNTKSTDIAGTVTESDCPISGNVDATTPTSAKNGSLSRKTSNGKLEKQASIMDSDSGISLNSINTSTTIPTAAAAAATTTTSSTPATPNSSPTYSTHNGFLTHTLSFETLSDEYHEDEDTLSLENLFPCDQTEIYASKKISFIIDELIQTEVNYVNNLRKGLANYGQLHQCEDLPEGLRGDQRQQLLLGNISEILELHDKEILPLMLRNQRDLKGLFDEFATHFEKNNFYCYVDFTMGKKSSMQLRQENREWLQSYQTTIKDKLGIDSFLVQPIQRLTRYPLLLQQFISEFYKSGISCKPVLSAVCKLETRMRRQLDVVNQAEEIPNIDELNELDLQQQGHFRRSTEFDAQHLPTKKRYRAKIFLFDRCLVCTEVRKRRLAYRQHYSWEHVELQRPLELATSNANKIINLLVKQHDKDKTKREEYSFVASEASVVKQWLLATHKIIEIARHEQSKRDTFSLPMDLVLGVVLAIWLIWQYL comes from the exons ATGTTTGCCATCAATTGGTTCGATGTGATACCCGTCGCGTTAACATTTCTTGCCATCGCCTTTGTGCAGGTGCTTAACgtctatttacatatattcagTGATAATACGAAAAGTACCGATATCGCTGGCACAGTTACTGAATCAGATTGCCCGATATCGGGTAATGTCGACGCGACAACACCAACTTCTGCCAAAAATGGCTCCTTATCGCGAAAAACCTCAAACGGCAAATTGGAGAAGCAGGCGAGCATTATGGATAGCGATAG TGGCATCTCATTGAACTCAATCAACACAAGCACAACaataccaacagcagcagcagcagcagcaacaacaacaacaagttctACACCGGCAACACCCAACTCATCACCAACATACAGCACACACAATGGTTTCCTCACACACACCCTCAGTTTCGAAACCTTGAGCGATGAGTA CCACGAGGATGAGGACACGCTCTCGCTAGAGAATCTCTTTCCTTGCGATCAAACGGAAATATATGCCTCCAAGAAGATTAGCTTCATTATCGATGAACTAATCCAGACCGAAGTCAACTATGTGAACAATCTGCGGAAGGGCCTCGCCAACTATGGCCAGCTGCATCAGTGCGAGGATCTGCCGGAAGGACTACGCGGCGATCAGCGACAGCAGCTACTGCTGGGCAACATCTCCGAAATTCTGGAGCTGCACGACAAAGAGATTCTGCCGCTCATGTTGCGCAATCAGCGCGATCTGAAAGGCCTCTTCGATGAGTTTGCGACGCACTTTGAG aaaaacaatttctatTGTTATGTGGACTTTACCATGGGCAAAAAGTCCTCCATGCAGCTGCGGCAAGAGAACCGAGAATGGCTGCAG AGCTATCAGACGACAATAAAAGACAAACTGGGCATTGATAGTTTTCTAGTGCAGCCCATACAAAGACTGACCAGATATCCGTTGCTGCTACAGCAATTCATATCG GAATTCTATAAGAGCGGCATTAGCTGTAAGCCCGTGCTGAGCGCTGTCTGCAAGCTGGAAACCCGCATGCGACGGCAGCTGGATGTGGTCAATCAGGCAGAGGAGATACCCAACATAGATGAGCTAAACGAG CTTGATCTGCAGCAACAGGGTCACTTTCGACGCTCCACAGAGTTCGATGCACAGCATCTTCCAACCAAAAAAAGATACCGCGCCAAGATATTCCTCTTCGATCGCTGTCTGGTCTGCACGGAGGTGCGCAAACGTCGTTTGGCCTATCGCCAGCACTACAGTTGGGAGCATGTGGAGCTGCAGCGTCCGCTGGAGCTGGCTACGTCGAATGCCAATAAGATCATCAATCTGCTGGTCAAGCAGCACGATAAGGACAAGACCAAGCGTGAGGAGTACTCCTTTGTGGCATCCGAGGCGTCTGTAGTCAAGCAGTGGCTGCTCGCCACCCACAAGATCATCGAGATAGCGCGACACGAGCAATCGAAACGCGACACCTTCAGCCTGCCCATGGATCTGGTGCTGGGTGTGGTGCTAGCCATCTGGCTGATATGGCAGTACTTGTAG
- the LOC6625120 gene encoding rho guanine nucleotide exchange factor 25 isoform X2, with translation MFAINWFDVIPVALTFLAIAFVQVLNVYLHIFSDNTKSTDIAGTVTESDCPISGNVDATTPTSAKNGSLSRKTSNGKLEKQASIMDSDSHEDEDTLSLENLFPCDQTEIYASKKISFIIDELIQTEVNYVNNLRKGLANYGQLHQCEDLPEGLRGDQRQQLLLGNISEILELHDKEILPLMLRNQRDLKGLFDEFATHFEKNNFYCYVDFTMGKKSSMQLRQENREWLQSYQTTIKDKLGIDSFLVQPIQRLTRYPLLLQQFISEFYKSGISCKPVLSAVCKLETRMRRQLDVVNQAEEIPNIDELNELDLQQQGHFRRSTEFDAQHLPTKKRYRAKIFLFDRCLVCTEVRKRRLAYRQHYSWEHVELQRPLELATSNANKIINLLVKQHDKDKTKREEYSFVASEASVVKQWLLATHKIIEIARHEQSKRDTFSLPMDLVLGVVLAIWLIWQYL, from the exons ATGTTTGCCATCAATTGGTTCGATGTGATACCCGTCGCGTTAACATTTCTTGCCATCGCCTTTGTGCAGGTGCTTAACgtctatttacatatattcagTGATAATACGAAAAGTACCGATATCGCTGGCACAGTTACTGAATCAGATTGCCCGATATCGGGTAATGTCGACGCGACAACACCAACTTCTGCCAAAAATGGCTCCTTATCGCGAAAAACCTCAAACGGCAAATTGGAGAAGCAGGCGAGCATTATGGATAGCGATAG CCACGAGGATGAGGACACGCTCTCGCTAGAGAATCTCTTTCCTTGCGATCAAACGGAAATATATGCCTCCAAGAAGATTAGCTTCATTATCGATGAACTAATCCAGACCGAAGTCAACTATGTGAACAATCTGCGGAAGGGCCTCGCCAACTATGGCCAGCTGCATCAGTGCGAGGATCTGCCGGAAGGACTACGCGGCGATCAGCGACAGCAGCTACTGCTGGGCAACATCTCCGAAATTCTGGAGCTGCACGACAAAGAGATTCTGCCGCTCATGTTGCGCAATCAGCGCGATCTGAAAGGCCTCTTCGATGAGTTTGCGACGCACTTTGAG aaaaacaatttctatTGTTATGTGGACTTTACCATGGGCAAAAAGTCCTCCATGCAGCTGCGGCAAGAGAACCGAGAATGGCTGCAG AGCTATCAGACGACAATAAAAGACAAACTGGGCATTGATAGTTTTCTAGTGCAGCCCATACAAAGACTGACCAGATATCCGTTGCTGCTACAGCAATTCATATCG GAATTCTATAAGAGCGGCATTAGCTGTAAGCCCGTGCTGAGCGCTGTCTGCAAGCTGGAAACCCGCATGCGACGGCAGCTGGATGTGGTCAATCAGGCAGAGGAGATACCCAACATAGATGAGCTAAACGAG CTTGATCTGCAGCAACAGGGTCACTTTCGACGCTCCACAGAGTTCGATGCACAGCATCTTCCAACCAAAAAAAGATACCGCGCCAAGATATTCCTCTTCGATCGCTGTCTGGTCTGCACGGAGGTGCGCAAACGTCGTTTGGCCTATCGCCAGCACTACAGTTGGGAGCATGTGGAGCTGCAGCGTCCGCTGGAGCTGGCTACGTCGAATGCCAATAAGATCATCAATCTGCTGGTCAAGCAGCACGATAAGGACAAGACCAAGCGTGAGGAGTACTCCTTTGTGGCATCCGAGGCGTCTGTAGTCAAGCAGTGGCTGCTCGCCACCCACAAGATCATCGAGATAGCGCGACACGAGCAATCGAAACGCGACACCTTCAGCCTGCCCATGGATCTGGTGCTGGGTGTGGTGCTAGCCATCTGGCTGATATGGCAGTACTTGTAG
- the LOC6625119 gene encoding triple functional domain protein, whose translation MADEDLSPLPFRRERNLSNRNFNKRNSRRRSGQPSELERHSSAVDTEYGGRRDSNASSSSSSFQLSYSVNSDTESAFNRRSVLKMRADSDDTAEPPSTPTYPQTPSTPDPALLDVRQKVQRFETLKTTISYKRQERFSLKLLENRRHPSFSQHDEHAQIRTPPPPRRIALPGLSSCSNSISSTPVSIDEVRSEDEVDQISDFETDPQAPVDYVLSESSSAVLPSDSPDLEDVKAQAVQRSISADPSGTLSPALKLRNDKDFPRNYRSTPRRKTEIIGTTNHQLVGKFHSVYQPKEEEDEIEIELRDKSDKCVHPILEELIHTEEAYVKNLFTGLENYGNIFQRKDLPLGLRGKKYDLFGNIEQIAEFHRDEFLPMLQRNRRDLKRLFDEFLEFLDQNCFYGYVIFTMNKQKSLKLCDLYKNYFTSIRLERDDKLGINSFLVQPIQRMARYPLLLTQFINTFFKNRDIVMKPLIESCCRLEKRLRTLLVTTNESEIINDIVDCNEFNVYYQGKFRKVSEFQVLDYKLKRSYRAKVFIFDKCIIYTEIKGKHLVFHGRYPCEHIGISAKTKSFTLYYERRKQQECEFSADAAQIQLWLDLIRDMINNFANEERQKLQERYSRENDHMHRKAPSFALYRDSNRFSSDSGIGNIWIMPKPDEETASNRTTWYAAN comes from the exons ATGGCCGACGAAGATCTCAGCCCGCTGCCGTTTCGGCGGGAGCGCAACTTGAGCAATCGGAACTTCAACAAGCGCAACTCGCGTCGCCGCAGCGGCCAGCCATCGGAGCTGGAGCGTCACAGTAGTGCCGTGGACACGGAGTACGGCGGACGACGCGACAGCAACGCGAGCAGCAGTTCCAGTTCCTTTCAGCTCTCCTACTCGGTCAATTCGGATACGGAGAGTGCGTTCAATCGACGTTCCGTGCTCAAAATGCGCGCCGACAGCGATGACACGGCGGAGCCACCCAGCACGCCCACATATCCACAGACACCCAGCACACCGGATCCGGCACTGCTTGATGTGCGGCAGAAGGTGCAGCGCTTCGAGACGCTAAAGACGACCATCAGCTATAAGCGACAGGAGCGCTTCAGCCTGAAGTTGCTCGAGAATCGTCGCCATCCCAGCTTTTCGCAGCACGACGAACATGCGCAGATCCGAACTCCACCCCCGCCGCGTCGCATTGCCTTGCCTGGACTCAGCTCCTGCAGCAATTCCATTTCCAGCACGCCCGTCAGCATTGACGAGGTGCGCTCCGAGGATGAAGTCGATCAGATATCCGACTTTGAAACGGATCCCCAAGCCCCTGTCGACTACGTGCTCAGCGAGAGCAGCTCCGCAGTGTTGCCCAGCGACAGCCCAGATCTAGAGGATGTCAAAGCACAGGCAGTGCAGCGTTCGATTAGCGCGGATCCATCAGGCACTCTCTCTCCCGCACTAAAGCTGCGGAATGACAAGGATTTTCCAAG AAATTATCGTTCTACTCCGAGAAGGAAGACTGAAATCATTGGCACAACAAACCATCAACTGGTTGGTAAATTTCATTCAGTCTATCAACCCAAAGAGGA AGAggatgaaattgaaattgagttgCGTGATAAGAGCGACAAGTGCGTGCATCCCATACTCGAGGAGCTCATCCATACCGAGGAGGCCTATGTGAAGAATCTGTTCACTGGCCTGGAGAACTATGGCAATATATTTCAGCGCAAGGATCTGCCGCTGGGCCTGCGTGGCAAAAAGTACGATCTCTTTGGGAACATCGAGCAAATCGCCGAGTTCCATCGCGACGAGTTTTTGCCCATGCTGCAGCGCAATCGTCGCGATCTGAAACGACTTTTTGATGAATTTCTCGAGTTCTTGGAT CAAAACTGTTTCTATGGCTATGTGATCTTCACGATGAACAAACAGAAATCATTAAAGCTGTGCGATCTCTATAAGAACTATTTTACG AGCATACGTCTGGAGCGCGATGATAAGCTGGGCATTAATAGCTTCTTAGTGCAGCCCATACAGCGCATGGCGCGTTATCCCTTGCTCCTTACCCAGTTCATTAAT ACCTTTTTCAAGAATCGTGATATTGTGATGAAGCCACTGATTGAGTCCTGCTGCCGCCTGGAGAAGCGATTGCGCACCTTGCTGGTCACCACCAACGAATCGGAGATCATCAATGATATTGTGGACTGTAACGAG TTCAATGTGTATTACCAGGGCAAGTTCCGTAAGGTTAGCGAGTTTCAGGTGCTGGATTACAAGCTGAAGCGCAGCTATCGTGCCAAGGTCTTTATATTTGACAAGTGCATCATTTATACGGAGATCAAGGGCAAGCATTTGGTGTTCCATGGTCGCTATCCTTGCGAGCATATTGGCATCTCGGCCAAAACCAAATCTTTCACGCTCTACTATGAGCGTCGCAAGCAACAGGAGTGCGAGTTCAGCGCCGATGCCGCACAGATCCAGCTCTGGCTGGATCTCATCCGTGACATGATCAACAACTTCGCCAACGAGGAGCGGCAGAAGCTCCAGGAGCGCTATTCACGTGAAAACGATCATATGCATCGCAAGGCGCCAAGTTTCGCGCTCTATCGCGACTCGAATCGCTTCAGCTCGGACAGTGGCATTGGCAATATCTGGATTATGCCCAAACCGGATGAGGAGACTGCCAGCAATCGCACCACTTGGTATGCGGCCAACTAA
- the LOC6625118 gene encoding uncharacterized protein, giving the protein MKRLNIYGAFLSLAGPGTKEDIIIQVAKQQNIRFNDLPQLQKEVDRALEESLRLGFVDRQGPMYKLSTDTPTPSIPNNVPSNKLASGKTNNETPTRSPMESKAQGQGDGMRSRSLVEAGSRVKSRTSSCSACSALENTGSPERRKNSHFLDKHLLRKDKSICSICGLNSDKRNNIEGQDVDKASWPDLNPML; this is encoded by the coding sequence ATGAAACGCTTAAACATTTATGGCGCATTTCTGTCGCTTGCCGGTCCCGGCACCAAGGAGGACATCATCATCCAAGTGGCCAAGCAACAGAACATACGCTTTAATGATCTGCCCCAGCTGCAAAAGGAGGTGGATCGGGCACTGGAGGAAAGTCTACGTCTGGGCTTTGTAGATCGCCAGGGGCCCATGTACAAGCTGAGCACGGATACGCCAACACCAAGCATTCCGAACAATGTGCCCAGCAATAAATTGGCATCCGGCAAGACCAATAACGAGACGCCAACACGCTCGCCCATGGAGAGCAAGGCCCAGGGACAGGGAGATGGCATGCGTAGTCGCTCGTTGGTCGAGGCTGGCAGCCGAGTCAAGTCGCGGACTTCCTCGTGCTCCGCGTGCAGCGCCTTGGAAAACACAGGCAGCCCGGAGCGGCGCAAGAACTCTCACTTTCTGGACAAGCATCTGCTGCGCAAGGACAAAAGCATTTGCTCCATTTGCGGCCTGAACAGCGATAAGCGCAACAACATTGAGGGACAGGACGTCGATAAAGCCAGCTGGCCAGATCTAAATCCCATGCTATAA
- the GstS1 gene encoding glutathione S-transferase S1, with protein sequence MADEAQAPPAEGAPPAEGEAAPPADGEAAPAADGEAAPPAEPAEPIKHSYTLFYFNVKALAEPLRYLFAYGGIEYEDVRVTRDEWPALKPTMPMGQMPVLEVDGKRVHQSISMARFLAKTVGLCGATPWEDLQIDIVVDTINDFRLKIAVVSYEPEDEIKEKKLVTLNAEVIPFYLEKLEQTVKDNDGHLALSKLTWADVYFAGITDYMNYMVKRDLLEPYPALRGVVEAINALEPIKAWIEKRPVTEV encoded by the exons ATGGCCGACGAAGCACAAGCACCACCAGCTGAGGGCGCACCACCAGCAGAGGGCGAGGCTGCACCACCAGCCGATGGCgaggcagcaccagcagccgATGGCGAGGCCGCACCACCCGCCGAGCCCGCCGAGCCGATCAAGCACAGCTACACCCTCTTCTATTTCAACGTGAAGGCCCTCGCCGAGCCGTTGCGCTATCTGTTCGCCTATGGCGGCATCGAGTACGAGGATGTGCGCGTCACCCGCGACGAATGGCCAGCCCTAAAGCCAA CCATGCCCATGGGCCAGATGCCGGTACTGGAGGTGGATGGCAAGCGTGTGCATCAGAGCATCTCGATGGCTCGTTTTCTGGCCAAGACAGTCGGCTTGTGCGGCGCCACGCCCTGGGAGGATCTGCAGATCGACATTGTGGTTGATACCATCAATGACTTCCGTCTAA AAATTGCAGTCGTCTCGTACGAGCCCGAGGATGAGATCAAGGAGAAGAAGCTGGTCACCCTAAACGCCGAGGTCATTCCATTCTATCTGGAGAAACTGGAGCAGACCGTCAAGGACAACGACGGTCATCTGGCTTTGAGCAAG CTCACTTGGGCCGATGTTTACTTTGCCGGCATCACCGACTACATGAACTACATGGTGAAGCGCGATCTGCTGGAGCCATACCCTGCTCTGCGCGGCGTCGTCGAGGCCATCAATGCCCTGGAGCCCATCAAGGCTTGGATTGAGAAGCGTCCCGTTACCGAGGTCTAA